In the Hyphomicrobiales bacterium genome, CTGCTCAACCTTCACGTGTAGGGTTAATTCGCATGTTGCTTTTGATTGAAGAATTGGGGCAATTAATCGTCCACCCATCTTAAGTTGATCCGATAAAATTGACGGAACGGAACTTATTCCTGCGTTTATAACAATGCTATCAAAATTATCTTGTTCGGGCCAACCCAGCATTCCATCGGCAAAACGCATAACGATATTACCAATGCGCATGGTTGCAATTCGCCTCTCAAAATCATCAACCAAGGTTCTAAACCGCTCTATCGTATAAAGACGGCGACAAAGGCTCGCCAGCAATGCGGATTGATAACCAGAGCCCGTTCCAATTTCCAAAATTTTGTGATTGGTCTCTAAATTCAATTCTTGAATGATGGTTGAAACGATTGAAGGCGCACTCTGCAATTGACCGCAAGGAATAGGTGCCGCGCTATTAGGCTTCAGTGTGGCTCTCACATAACCAGGATTGAGAAACGAGCGTCTTGGAAATTTTTCAAAAAGTCGCATCATGTCAGGGTCCATAATCCCCTGCTCCCTGATCGCTAAAATCAATGCCATCATTTCTTCAGCGTGTTGATTTCCATCAGATGCGGAATAAGTTGAATTCATTACGCTAGACGTTCCTTCTTCAAAGCTTTGCGCTTTATTAGATCAGTGGGAAAGGTTGCGAGAATAACACCTCCCAAAATAGTCAAAATTCCAATCATATGAAATTGCTCAAAACTTTCGCCCAAAAGCAACACCGCAAGACCTACACCGTAAACTGGCAGCAAATACATGAAAATGCCAGCGATCGCAGGGCCTGCGACACGAACAGAATGTTGATAAGCCAAAAACGCGGCAATTGATGAGCTAAAGACAATCCCAGCAATACCAAACCAAATTGTCGGCTCACTCGGCAAACTTGCAACATAGGTCAATTCAAACGCTGCAAATGGCGCGAGCGTTAAAGCACCCATCAAACTGAACACGCACAAAAGCATGAGGCTGGGCAATCCGGTCAATTGATCCGATTTAAACATCACCGAATACACCGCCCATGCAATAGCGGCCGCAACCATGGCGATATCACCAATGTTGAAATTAAACGCATAGGCGTTTTCAACATCACCGCGCATCAAAATCACCAATACCCCGAATGAAGCAATCAATATGCCAAGCCCCTCACGAAATGAAATACGACGGCCACGATAGATTGCTTCAAACAGCACAATCAAAACTGGTGAGGACAGATAGATCAAAATGGCATTGGTTCCAGATGTTTTTGTCAGTGCGAAATAAACAATCGCCCCGCAAATCCACATGCCCAAGAACCCCATCACACCGAACATGGAAAAGAGAGAAGCCAAACGCCCTTTGTGGCGCCAAAGTGATTTCGCGGCGAAAGGAAACAAAATCAAAAATACAACACCCCAGCGCACAAACGCCAAAGTCCACGGCTCAACGCCTGTAATAATCGCCTTGCCAAACAACATATTCGACGCAAAGAACAAGGGCGCTAACGGTAATGCTGCATAGGTTATGAATTTTGACACAGCCATTGTTATGATTGTTTCCAGTCTTTCGACAACGCTGCTAGCGCAGAACGGTCCGTATAATCAGGCCGCATTGGTGTGATGGTCGTATACCCCTCACGTAGTGCTGCAATATCACTATCGCCTTTTGACGTGATGTCGCCCGCTTGGAAAGTCAGCCAATAATAAGAGTGTCCCCGCCCGTCTCGTCTATGCTCGCCAGATAACTCATGATCAAGCGACCCTTGCGGCACCAGCTTTTCACCCTGCACTTGATCAGCGGGACGGTCTGGAAAATTCACATTAATGAAAGTTGAGGGATCAAACCCAATATCTAAAGTGCGATTAATAATGGAAGGCGCATGTTTTAGCGGCGTATCCCAATAGGCAATGCGTTCACCGCTCCAATCAACCCGCAAAGACAAAGCAAAAGAGCGAATGCCTAAAATCGATCCTTCCATAGCACCTGCAGCCGTGCCGGAGTACGTGACGTCGTTGGCAGCGTTCTGCCCATGATTGACGCCCGACAAGATCAAATCAGGAGGCGACGGCATAAACTCCTTCACACCCATAATTACACAATCAGTCGGTGTACCAGTGATGGCGAAGTCACGCTCACCATGTTTAGTAAAGCGCAAAGGATGTGACAGAGTGATAGAATGCGAGAGGCCGCTTTGGTCTGTTGCAGGCGCTACAGCCCACACATCATCTGACAACTCAGCCGCAATCTTGCGCAGGACCTCAAAGCCCGGCGCATGAAAGCCGTCATCATTGACTAGAAGTATGCGCATGCGCCCTACCCGCTTAACTGGTTGGTGATTGAGTTTAAGAGATAACGCTTAGACCACCCATATAAGGTTGCAAAACCTCAGGAACGTTGATGCTGCCATCTTCGTTTTGATAATTTTCCAAAACCGCAATCAGTGTGCGACCAACCGCAAGGCCAGAACCGTTGAGCGTGTGGCAATAAGTTGGCTTCTTCTCACCCTCAACACGGTAACGTGCATTCATGCGACGGGCTTGGAAGTCTCCACACACAGAACAAGACGAAATCTCACGGTAGGCATCTTGCCCCGGCAACCACACTTCAATGTCGTATGTCTTACGCGCACCAAAGCCCATATCACCAGAACAAAGCGTCATGACACGGTAATGAATATCAAGGCGCTTCAACACTTCTTCCGCACACCCAAGCATACGCTCAAGTTCGGCTTCTGATTCCTCAACCTTCGTAATCGACACCATTTCCACTTTCGGGAACTGGTGAACCCGCAACATGCCGCGCGTATCACGGCCAGCAGAACCTGCCTCGGAACGGAAGCATGGTGTGAAGGCTGTCATGCGCAAAGGAAGGTTCTTCTCTTCCAAAATGCTATCACGCACCAAATTCGTCAGCGGCACTTCAGCTGTTGGGATCAGCCAGCGGCCATCGGTTGTTTTGAAGCTATCTTCCGCAAACTTCGGCAATTGCCCCGTGCCATACATAACATCATCACGCACCAACAAAGGTGGCGACACTTCCGTATAACCATTTTCACCTGTGTGGAGATCAAGCATAAATTGCGCAAGCGCACGTTCAAGACGCGCTAATTTGCCTTTCAAGATCACAAACCGTGAACCAGCAAGCTTAGCTGCCATTTCAAAGTCCATAATCTCAAGCGCTTCACCAAGCTCGTAATGCTCTTTAGGTGCAAAACCGAGAGATGGTTTGTCACCAACCGTGCGGTAGACAATATTATCATCTTCGCTCAGGCCAACAGGCACATCATCAAGCGGCACATTTGGAATGGCTGAAAGTTCAGTCTCAAGCGCTTCATTCAGTTCGCGCTCAACCTCTTCGCCAGATTGAATGAAAGCTTTAATCTCAGCAACTTCAGCAATTGCTTTTTGAGCGGCGTCTTCATCGCCGTTGGCTTTCGCCTTGCCAATTTCCTTGGAGGCTGAATTACGGCGCTCCTGACTTTCTTGCAATTTGGTCAAATGAGCACGACGCTTATCGTCGAGCTCAATTAGTTTTGCAGAAAGCGGCTCAGCACCACGCTTCTTTAGCGCTGCGTCAAGAGCCTCAGGATTTTCGCGAATCCACTTGATATCAAGCATAGTTCAACTGCCTAGTCGTCGCGGCAATGATCGAATGCGATTGGAATTAGGTTTTGTCGATGTCTTGGTTGTCTTGTGTTTCCACAAGGTCGGTACCTGGTTCATCGTCATCAGCCAAATTCGCCATCACGTTGCGCTCGCGTTGCCGTTCCACGAAGCGCACACAGAAGATAGATACTTCGTAGAGAACGAGCGTTGGAAGTGCAAGGCTGATCTGACTGATTGGATCAGGAGGTGTTAAAATTGCCGCCGCACCAAAAGCTAAAACGATTGCGTATTTACGTTTCGCCGAAAGACCTTCAGACGACACCACATTAATGCGGGCCAAAAGCGTCATAACAACAGGCAGTTGGAAAACCGTACCAAAGGCGAAAATCAACGTCATGATGAGACTTAGGTATTCCGACACTTTGGGAACGTTGGTAATGGTCGCCGTTGTGCCGGTTCCTGTTTGCTCCAGTGACAAGAAGAAAGCAATCGCAAGCGGCATAACCACAAAGTAGACAAGACTAGCACCGATAATGAAGAGAATCGGTGTTGCAATTAGGAATGGATAAAACGCCGAGCGTTCATGTCGGTATAAACCGGGTGCCATGAACATATATATTTGGCTGGCAATCACAGGAAATGCAATGAAGATCGCACCAAAGAAGCCAATCTTCATCTGCGTAAAGAACAACTCTTGAAGCGCTGTATACTGGAACAAGGCTTCATCATCGCCACGTGCCACAATGTATGGCCATGTAAGAATGTCGAAAATCTCATTTGAGAAAATGAAACACACCACGAAAGCAATACCAATCGCAACAACCGCTTTGAGCAAGCGCGAACGTAGTTCGGTCAAATGCTCAATTAAAGGTGCTTTGGAATCGTCGAGGTTTTGATCCTGAGTTGTCATCGTTACTTATATTCCTCAGGACACTTCACTGGCGGGCTTTTTTGCAGCCTTCGCAC is a window encoding:
- the tatC gene encoding twin-arginine translocase subunit TatC, whose product is MTTQDQNLDDSKAPLIEHLTELRSRLLKAVVAIGIAFVVCFIFSNEIFDILTWPYIVARGDDEALFQYTALQELFFTQMKIGFFGAIFIAFPVIASQIYMFMAPGLYRHERSAFYPFLIATPILFIIGASLVYFVVMPLAIAFFLSLEQTGTGTTATITNVPKVSEYLSLIMTLIFAFGTVFQLPVVMTLLARINVVSSEGLSAKRKYAIVLAFGAAAILTPPDPISQISLALPTLVLYEVSIFCVRFVERQRERNVMANLADDDEPGTDLVETQDNQDIDKT
- the surE gene encoding 5'/3'-nucleotidase SurE produces the protein MRILLVNDDGFHAPGFEVLRKIAAELSDDVWAVAPATDQSGLSHSITLSHPLRFTKHGERDFAITGTPTDCVIMGVKEFMPSPPDLILSGVNHGQNAANDVTYSGTAAGAMEGSILGIRSFALSLRVDWSGERIAYWDTPLKHAPSIINRTLDIGFDPSTFINVNFPDRPADQVQGEKLVPQGSLDHELSGEHRRDGRGHSYYWLTFQAGDITSKGDSDIAALREGYTTITPMRPDYTDRSALAALSKDWKQS
- the serS gene encoding serine--tRNA ligase; the encoded protein is MLDIKWIRENPEALDAALKKRGAEPLSAKLIELDDKRRAHLTKLQESQERRNSASKEIGKAKANGDEDAAQKAIAEVAEIKAFIQSGEEVERELNEALETELSAIPNVPLDDVPVGLSEDDNIVYRTVGDKPSLGFAPKEHYELGEALEIMDFEMAAKLAGSRFVILKGKLARLERALAQFMLDLHTGENGYTEVSPPLLVRDDVMYGTGQLPKFAEDSFKTTDGRWLIPTAEVPLTNLVRDSILEEKNLPLRMTAFTPCFRSEAGSAGRDTRGMLRVHQFPKVEMVSITKVEESEAELERMLGCAEEVLKRLDIHYRVMTLCSGDMGFGARKTYDIEVWLPGQDAYREISSCSVCGDFQARRMNARYRVEGEKKPTYCHTLNGSGLAVGRTLIAVLENYQNEDGSINVPEVLQPYMGGLSVIS
- a CDS encoding protein-L-isoaspartate(D-aspartate) O-methyltransferase, which gives rise to MNSTYSASDGNQHAEEMMALILAIREQGIMDPDMMRLFEKFPRRSFLNPGYVRATLKPNSAAPIPCGQLQSAPSIVSTIIQELNLETNHKILEIGTGSGYQSALLASLCRRLYTIERFRTLVDDFERRIATMRIGNIVMRFADGMLGWPEQDNFDSIVINAGISSVPSILSDQLKMGGRLIAPILQSKATCELTLHVKVEQGFETKKLATVRYLPIISGTAYRL
- a CDS encoding DMT family transporter encodes the protein MAVSKFITYAALPLAPLFFASNMLFGKAIITGVEPWTLAFVRWGVVFLILFPFAAKSLWRHKGRLASLFSMFGVMGFLGMWICGAIVYFALTKTSGTNAILIYLSSPVLIVLFEAIYRGRRISFREGLGILIASFGVLVILMRGDVENAYAFNFNIGDIAMVAAAIAWAVYSVMFKSDQLTGLPSLMLLCVFSLMGALTLAPFAAFELTYVASLPSEPTIWFGIAGIVFSSSIAAFLAYQHSVRVAGPAIAGIFMYLLPVYGVGLAVLLLGESFEQFHMIGILTILGGVILATFPTDLIKRKALKKERLA